The Candidatus Brocadiaceae bacterium genome has a segment encoding these proteins:
- a CDS encoding electron transport complex subunit RsxA yields the protein MDIGQFFSIAFSAIFVSNFLLARFLGLCPFIGVTQKTESAVGMGAAVTFVMFLASFVTFLLYRLLLLPSGLALALKTPMFILVIAALVQLLELFMRARLPSLYQALGIYLPLITTNCAVMGVALLNTSDAPEEFAAMTVGAGLLAASWRGICAGLGFTLAMLLMSGVRERLARVDVPAPLRGMPIAFICTGMMAMAFLGFAGMV from the coding sequence ATGGACATCGGGCAGTTCTTCAGCATCGCGTTCTCGGCCATCTTCGTCAGCAACTTCTTGCTGGCGCGCTTCCTGGGGCTGTGTCCGTTCATCGGCGTGACGCAGAAGACGGAGAGCGCCGTCGGCATGGGGGCGGCCGTCACGTTCGTGATGTTCCTGGCCAGCTTCGTCACGTTCCTGCTCTACAGACTCCTGCTGCTCCCGTCCGGCCTGGCGCTGGCGCTCAAGACACCGATGTTCATCCTCGTCATCGCGGCGCTGGTACAGCTCCTGGAGCTGTTTATGCGCGCGCGGTTGCCGTCGCTCTACCAGGCGCTGGGCATCTACCTGCCGCTGATTACCACGAACTGCGCCGTCATGGGCGTGGCGCTGCTGAACACGTCGGACGCGCCGGAGGAGTTCGCCGCGATGACCGTCGGCGCCGGCCTGCTGGCGGCCTCCTGGCGCGGCATCTGTGCCGGCCTGGGGTTCACGCTCGCCATGCTGCTCATGAGCGGCGTGCGGGAGCGCCTGGCGCGCGTGGACGTGCCGGCGCCCCTGCGCGGCATGCCCATCGCCTTCATCTGCACCGGCATGATGGCCATGGCGTTCCTCGGGTTCGCCGGAATGGTGTGA
- the rsxE gene encoding electron transport complex subunit RsxE, producing MPERSLPGEFTKGVFEQNAVFVLAVGLCPTLAVTTSLQNAVAMGVAVIFVLVCANAMVALLRHVIPPEVRIPCFIVIIGSFVTMVEIVFKGKLPPELNASLGIFIPLIVVNCIILYRAESFAYKNGVLRSVLDGLGIGLGYTLALCLVAGIREVLGSGTIWGYPWLPTSWAVRYVPASILIQAPGAFLVLGLLLGFFNWLRMRRSSA from the coding sequence ATGCCCGAACGCAGCCTGCCCGGCGAGTTCACCAAGGGCGTGTTCGAGCAGAACGCCGTCTTCGTTCTGGCCGTCGGCCTCTGCCCCACCCTGGCCGTTACGACGTCGCTTCAGAACGCCGTCGCCATGGGCGTGGCCGTCATCTTCGTGCTCGTCTGCGCCAATGCGATGGTGGCCCTGCTGCGGCACGTCATCCCGCCGGAGGTGCGGATCCCGTGCTTCATCGTCATCATCGGCTCGTTCGTGACGATGGTCGAGATCGTCTTCAAGGGCAAGCTGCCTCCGGAGCTGAACGCCAGCCTGGGCATCTTCATCCCGCTGATCGTCGTCAACTGCATCATCCTCTACCGGGCGGAGTCCTTTGCCTACAAGAACGGGGTGCTGCGCTCGGTGCTGGACGGCCTGGGCATCGGGCTGGGGTACACGCTGGCGCTGTGCCTGGTGGCGGGCATCCGCGAGGTGCTCGGCAGCGGCACGATCTGGGGTTACCCCTGGCTGCCGACCTCGTGGGCCGTGCGCTACGTGCCGGCCAGCATCCTGATCCAGGCGCCGGGCGCATTCCTGGTGCTGGGGCTCCTGCTGGGGTTCTTCAACTGGCTGCGCATGAGGCGTTCCTCCGCATAG
- a CDS encoding Gfo/Idh/MocA family oxidoreductase, whose protein sequence is MAGRKTRLGIVGCGNISGIYLKNAQQLFENLEVVACADIIPERSAARAEEFGVPRVCTTEDLMADPDVDIVVNLTPPAVHAEIELAAVAAAKHVHTEKPLATSREDGARVVAAAREAGVRVGCAPDTFLGAGIQTCRKVIEDGRIGRPVAAVAFMMGRGMENWHPDPNFFYQPGAGPMFDMGPYYLTALVNLVGPIRRVTGMAQISFPERVIGSEPHRGEIIKVNTPTHIAGSIDFECGAVGTIITSFDVYAARVPRIQVFGTEGTLSVPDPNTFGGTVSLWRPDAGDWEEIPHTHSNDENSRGLGVADLANAIRSGRPHRANGDMAFHVLDAMQAFLESAKTGRHVELGSTCERPAPLPTGLRPGTLDE, encoded by the coding sequence ATGGCAGGGCGGAAGACGAGGCTGGGAATCGTCGGGTGCGGCAACATCAGCGGCATCTACCTGAAGAACGCGCAGCAGCTCTTCGAGAACCTCGAAGTCGTCGCGTGCGCGGACATCATCCCGGAGCGGTCCGCGGCGAGGGCCGAGGAGTTCGGCGTGCCGCGCGTCTGCACGACCGAGGATCTGATGGCCGATCCGGACGTGGACATCGTCGTGAACCTGACGCCCCCGGCCGTGCACGCCGAGATCGAGCTGGCCGCCGTGGCGGCCGCCAAGCACGTGCACACCGAGAAGCCTCTGGCGACCTCGCGCGAGGACGGCGCGCGCGTGGTGGCCGCCGCCCGGGAGGCCGGCGTGCGCGTGGGCTGCGCGCCGGACACGTTCCTCGGCGCCGGCATCCAGACCTGCCGCAAGGTCATCGAGGACGGGCGCATCGGCCGGCCGGTTGCCGCCGTCGCGTTCATGATGGGCCGCGGGATGGAGAACTGGCACCCGGACCCGAACTTCTTCTACCAGCCGGGCGCCGGCCCCATGTTCGACATGGGCCCCTACTACCTGACCGCCCTGGTCAACCTGGTCGGCCCGATCCGGCGCGTGACGGGCATGGCGCAGATATCCTTCCCCGAGCGCGTGATCGGCAGCGAACCGCACCGCGGCGAGATCATCAAGGTCAACACGCCGACGCACATCGCCGGCTCGATCGACTTCGAGTGCGGCGCCGTGGGCACGATCATCACGAGCTTCGACGTCTACGCGGCACGCGTGCCACGCATCCAGGTGTTCGGCACCGAGGGAACGCTCAGCGTGCCGGACCCGAACACCTTCGGCGGCACGGTCAGCCTCTGGCGCCCGGACGCCGGGGACTGGGAAGAGATCCCGCACACGCACAGCAACGACGAGAACAGCCGCGGCCTCGGCGTGGCCGACCTGGCCAACGCGATCCGGTCGGGGCGCCCGCACCGGGCCAACGGCGACATGGCCTTCCACGTGCTCGACGCCATGCAGGCATTCCTGGAGTCGGCGAAGACGGGCCGCCACGTGGAACTCGGGAGCACGTGCGAACGTCCCGCGCCGCTCCCGACGGGCCTTCGGCCGGGGACGCTCGACGAGTGA
- a CDS encoding Gfo/Idh/MocA family oxidoreductase: protein MAERKTRLGIVGCGNISGIYMQNAQQLFEAIEVVACADIIPERSAARAEEFGVPRVCTAEELVADPDVDIVVNLTTPATHVPVQMAAIDAGKHVYTEKPQATTREDGARVVAAAREAGVRVGCAPDTFLGAGIQTCRKLIDEGRIGRPVAAIAFMMNHGHESWHPDPDFYYQPGGGPMFDMGPYYLTALVNLIGPVRRVTSSTQISFPERTIGSEPHRGEIIRVNTPTHIAGSIDFECGAVGTIITSFDVYAARVPRIQVFGSEGTLTVPDPNGFGGPVGLWRPDAEDWQDVPLTHTYDENSRGLGVADMAAAIRSGRAHRANGDLAFHVLDVMQAFLEASETGRHVEIESTCERPAPLPTGLRPGTLDD from the coding sequence ATGGCGGAGCGGAAGACCAGGCTGGGCATCGTCGGATGCGGCAACATCAGCGGCATCTACATGCAGAACGCGCAGCAGCTCTTCGAGGCCATCGAGGTGGTCGCGTGCGCGGACATCATCCCGGAGCGGTCCGCGGCGAGGGCCGAGGAGTTCGGCGTGCCGCGCGTCTGCACGGCCGAGGAACTGGTGGCGGACCCGGACGTGGACATCGTCGTGAACCTGACGACACCCGCGACGCACGTGCCGGTCCAGATGGCCGCCATCGACGCGGGCAAGCACGTCTACACGGAGAAGCCCCAGGCGACGACCCGTGAGGACGGGGCGCGCGTGGTTGCCGCCGCGCGGGAGGCCGGCGTGCGCGTGGGCTGCGCGCCGGACACGTTCCTCGGCGCCGGCATCCAGACGTGCCGCAAGCTGATCGACGAGGGCCGCATCGGCCGCCCCGTCGCCGCCATCGCCTTCATGATGAACCACGGGCACGAGAGCTGGCACCCCGACCCGGACTTCTACTACCAACCCGGCGGCGGTCCCATGTTCGACATGGGCCCCTACTACTTGACCGCCCTCGTCAACCTGATCGGCCCGGTCCGCCGGGTGACGAGTTCGACGCAGATCTCCTTCCCCGAGCGCACGATCGGCAGCGAGCCGCACCGCGGCGAGATCATCAGGGTCAACACGCCGACGCACATCGCCGGCTCGATCGACTTCGAGTGCGGCGCCGTGGGCACGATCATCACGAGCTTCGACGTCTACGCGGCACGCGTGCCGCGCATCCAGGTGTTCGGCTCCGAGGGCACGCTCACGGTGCCCGATCCCAACGGGTTCGGCGGCCCGGTCGGCCTCTGGCGTCCGGACGCGGAGGATTGGCAGGACGTGCCGCTCACGCACACCTACGACGAGAACAGCCGCGGCCTCGGTGTGGCCGACATGGCCGCCGCTATCCGTTCGGGCCGCGCCCACCGGGCCAACGGTGACCTGGCCTTCCACGTGCTGGACGTCATGCAGGCATTCCTGGAGGCCTCCGAGACCGGCCGGCACGTCGAGATCGAGAGCACGTGCGAGCGCCCGGCGCCGCTGCCCACAGGCCTTCGGCCGGGCACGCTGGACGATTGA
- a CDS encoding radical SAM protein: MERELAVCEVFRSIQGETTRAGLPCTFVRTAGCNLHCAWCDTEYARTGPGEPTPLARVRDAVLALGTRLVCITGGEPLLQAEAVGALSTALLAAGRTVLLETNGSLDMSAVPAGVVRIMDVKCPGSGECGTTRADNVAALRAVDEAKFVLADRADFDWAVDFVRGHGLEHGPQVLFSAVQGRLEPRDLAAWILKAGLEVRLQVQLHKLLWPGRDRGV, from the coding sequence ATGGAACGCGAACTGGCCGTCTGCGAGGTCTTCCGGAGCATTCAGGGGGAGACCACGCGCGCCGGCCTGCCCTGCACCTTCGTCCGCACGGCGGGCTGCAACCTGCACTGCGCGTGGTGCGACACGGAGTATGCGCGCACCGGCCCCGGCGAGCCGACGCCCCTTGCCCGGGTGCGGGACGCCGTGCTGGCCCTCGGCACGCGGCTGGTGTGCATCACGGGGGGCGAGCCGCTTCTGCAGGCGGAGGCGGTCGGGGCGCTCTCGACGGCGCTTCTGGCGGCCGGCCGGACCGTCCTGCTGGAGACGAACGGTTCGCTGGACATGTCGGCCGTGCCCGCCGGCGTGGTGCGCATCATGGACGTCAAGTGCCCCGGCAGCGGCGAATGCGGCACGACGCGGGCCGACAACGTGGCCGCCCTGCGTGCGGTGGACGAGGCGAAGTTCGTGCTGGCGGACCGGGCGGACTTCGACTGGGCCGTGGACTTCGTGCGCGGGCACGGACTGGAGCACGGCCCGCAGGTCCTGTTCTCGGCCGTGCAGGGGCGGCTGGAGCCGCGCGACCTGGCTGCGTGGATCCTGAAAGCCGGCCTGGAGGTGCGGCTGCAGGTGCAACTCCACAAGCTGCTCTGGCCCGGTCGCGACCGGGGCGTCTGA
- a CDS encoding PD-(D/E)XK nuclease family protein: MKDSTAIGAATFADLEAAFVQCLGETAGRPPGTVWVLVPTNLLGLHLRRLAAHRLGGLAGVEFLTLQDAARRLALPALARRGARPLPAGAAELFLKRQLDAVPAGSYFHELSRFPNGASAVESAIRTLEECLWAPEALARAAAEGNHADDPGAPRRLQELARIWGALRDWKEGAGLFEEADLVPLAGRAPGAPPAWPGVLCIYGFYDLNPAQRLLVRRLAEVAEVRRLFVLWVECEGEPAPGYEYAAPTVSWLCDLLGVERVDCLPARGPQGNLRRLTEGLFQAHPPASDGPEPPAPDGSVRVLNCPGAEAEAAEVVREVLRAADAEGGPPPSVGVLLRGGEDVGRLLTEAFACAGVRHYQREGIALDETPAGRIAAALLDLAMGEAERADVVDFLSLVDVDWPAGLSPSAVDRVARQAGVVRGRVHWMERLRTRAADLAGRAGAGGDDAGGDDAGGDASGRESTLCTTAAGFLEALFQAIEPLRTVRTWAEAAGIMEGLTGRYAPSDDAGTGPVREVIRGMAGLDVAGVPADPGRVRAMLQRRLGRQRLRHGRFQHTPVAVAPIMDARGVSFDLVVIPALDEGNFPRSPSPQPLLTESDREALNEVAGRCGCGALPRQRRRPDEERCLFRIAAASARRALVLAHSRLDQGAGRMRMPSRFLLEACSAVVGAAVPASEVQEGRPSGLVHRVSRERRLHGGAEPAYAVDEVEYDAAVFEAPDGAGLRTGYLAAVNRHFARAVALEHGRWGRPLFGPCDGRLEAPDVRACLRETHGRFAGAVSPSRFETYARCPFEYFLRYVLGVEEVEAPPDELELPALERGSLLHEVLRGLYQERLQGRALGRLSDDDVAAAVEHALERMDDCGRVHAENHPLTWEAERARTVRRLRRMLRHERSAHAEATPVRFECDFGMGGEPGYTLSLGGGGDVAFRGRIDRIDALPDGAIAIVDYKTGKGAALKGRDLAGGTQLQLPIYLLAACRMMDVTDGSARYLLVDVPKDVPQFTRRELEERLEDFRRVVGGILQGIAAGDFCPLPAQSAGSHCERYCSFRAVCGAARGFLAQMKAADPAAQRLQDLRADH, from the coding sequence GTGAAGGATTCCACGGCCATCGGAGCCGCGACGTTTGCCGATCTGGAGGCGGCGTTCGTCCAATGCCTGGGGGAGACGGCGGGCCGACCGCCGGGGACGGTCTGGGTGCTCGTGCCCACCAACCTGCTGGGCCTGCACCTGAGGCGGCTGGCCGCGCACCGCCTGGGCGGCCTCGCCGGCGTGGAGTTCCTGACGCTGCAGGACGCCGCCCGGCGCCTGGCTCTGCCGGCGCTGGCCCGGCGGGGCGCACGCCCGTTGCCGGCGGGCGCCGCGGAGCTGTTCCTCAAGCGCCAACTGGACGCCGTGCCGGCCGGGTCGTACTTTCACGAGTTGTCCCGGTTTCCCAACGGCGCGTCCGCCGTCGAGAGCGCCATCCGGACCCTGGAGGAGTGTCTCTGGGCCCCCGAGGCGCTTGCACGGGCGGCGGCCGAGGGCAACCACGCCGACGACCCGGGGGCGCCGCGCCGTCTGCAGGAGCTGGCGCGCATCTGGGGTGCGCTTCGCGACTGGAAGGAGGGCGCCGGCCTGTTCGAAGAGGCCGATCTGGTGCCCCTGGCCGGGCGGGCGCCCGGCGCGCCGCCCGCCTGGCCGGGCGTCCTGTGCATCTACGGCTTCTACGACCTGAACCCCGCGCAACGGTTGCTCGTGCGGCGGCTGGCGGAGGTCGCGGAGGTCCGCCGGCTGTTCGTGCTCTGGGTCGAATGCGAGGGTGAGCCGGCGCCGGGGTACGAGTACGCTGCGCCGACGGTCTCATGGCTGTGCGACCTGCTGGGCGTGGAGCGCGTCGACTGCCTGCCGGCGCGCGGGCCGCAGGGCAACCTGCGCCGGCTGACCGAGGGCCTCTTCCAGGCGCACCCCCCGGCCTCCGACGGGCCGGAGCCGCCGGCGCCGGACGGATCGGTGCGCGTGCTCAACTGCCCGGGCGCCGAGGCCGAGGCGGCGGAGGTGGTGCGCGAGGTGCTGCGCGCGGCCGACGCCGAGGGGGGGCCGCCGCCGAGCGTCGGCGTCCTGTTGCGCGGCGGCGAAGACGTCGGCCGTCTGCTGACCGAGGCGTTCGCGTGCGCGGGAGTGCGCCACTACCAGCGCGAAGGCATCGCGCTGGACGAGACGCCGGCCGGCCGCATCGCCGCGGCCCTCCTGGACCTGGCCATGGGCGAGGCGGAGCGTGCGGACGTCGTGGACTTCCTGAGCCTGGTGGACGTCGACTGGCCGGCGGGGCTGTCCCCCAGCGCGGTGGACCGCGTGGCGCGCCAGGCCGGCGTGGTGCGCGGCCGGGTGCACTGGATGGAGCGGCTGCGCACGCGGGCGGCCGACCTGGCAGGCCGGGCGGGCGCCGGCGGCGACGACGCCGGCGGCGACGACGCGGGCGGGGACGCGTCGGGCCGCGAGTCCACGCTGTGCACCACGGCGGCGGGCTTCCTGGAGGCGCTGTTCCAGGCGATCGAGCCCCTGCGGACCGTGCGCACGTGGGCGGAGGCCGCCGGCATCATGGAGGGCCTGACAGGCCGCTATGCGCCGTCGGACGATGCGGGGACCGGGCCCGTGCGCGAGGTGATCCGGGGCATGGCCGGCCTGGACGTGGCCGGCGTGCCCGCCGACCCGGGGCGGGTCCGCGCCATGCTCCAGAGGCGGCTGGGCCGGCAGCGGCTGCGGCACGGACGCTTCCAGCACACCCCCGTTGCGGTGGCCCCCATCATGGACGCACGCGGCGTGTCATTCGACCTGGTGGTCATCCCGGCGCTCGACGAGGGCAACTTCCCCCGTTCCCCGTCGCCCCAGCCCCTGCTGACCGAATCGGACCGGGAGGCGCTCAACGAGGTGGCGGGCCGTTGCGGCTGCGGCGCACTGCCCCGGCAGCGGCGCCGTCCGGACGAGGAGCGCTGCCTCTTCCGCATCGCGGCGGCGTCCGCCCGGCGCGCGCTGGTGCTGGCGCACTCGCGGCTGGATCAGGGGGCGGGGCGCATGCGGATGCCGTCGCGGTTCCTGCTCGAGGCGTGCTCGGCCGTCGTCGGGGCGGCCGTGCCTGCATCCGAGGTGCAGGAGGGGCGCCCCTCGGGGCTCGTGCACAGGGTGTCGCGGGAGCGGCGGTTGCACGGGGGAGCCGAGCCGGCCTACGCCGTGGACGAAGTGGAGTATGACGCCGCCGTCTTCGAAGCTCCGGACGGGGCCGGGCTGCGCACCGGCTACCTGGCGGCCGTGAACAGGCACTTTGCGCGGGCCGTGGCCCTGGAACACGGGCGCTGGGGGCGGCCGCTGTTCGGGCCCTGCGACGGTCGCCTGGAGGCGCCGGACGTGCGGGCGTGCCTGCGCGAGACGCACGGTCGTTTCGCCGGCGCCGTCAGCCCCAGCCGGTTTGAGACGTACGCACGGTGTCCCTTCGAGTACTTCCTCCGCTACGTGCTCGGCGTTGAGGAGGTGGAGGCGCCGCCGGACGAACTGGAGCTGCCCGCCCTGGAGCGCGGCTCGCTTCTGCACGAGGTGCTGCGGGGCCTCTACCAGGAACGGCTGCAGGGCCGTGCCCTGGGACGCCTGAGCGATGACGACGTCGCCGCCGCCGTCGAGCACGCCCTGGAACGGATGGACGACTGCGGCCGCGTGCACGCCGAGAACCACCCGCTGACCTGGGAGGCGGAACGGGCGCGGACGGTGCGGCGGCTTCGCCGGATGCTGCGGCATGAGCGCAGTGCGCACGCGGAGGCGACCCCGGTGCGGTTCGAGTGCGACTTCGGCATGGGCGGCGAGCCGGGCTACACGCTGAGCCTGGGCGGCGGTGGAGACGTCGCCTTCCGCGGGCGCATCGACCGGATCGACGCCCTGCCGGACGGGGCCATCGCCATCGTGGACTACAAGACGGGGAAGGGGGCCGCCCTGAAGGGCCGCGACCTGGCCGGCGGCACGCAACTGCAGTTGCCCATCTACCTTCTGGCGGCCTGCCGGATGATGGATGTGACGGACGGCAGCGCCCGCTATCTCCTGGTGGACGTGCCGAAGGACGTGCCGCAGTTCACGCGGCGCGAACTGGAGGAGCGGCTGGAGGACTTCCGGCGTGTGGTCGGCGGCATCCTGCAGGGGATCGCGGCGGGCGACTTCTGCCCGCTGCCGGCGCAGTCGGCCGGCAGCCACTGCGAACGGTACTGCTCGTTCCGCGCGGTCTGCGGGGCCGCCCGGGGCTTCCTGGCGCAGATGAAGGCGGCCGACCCGGCAGCTCAGCGTCTGCAGGACCTGCGAGCCGACCACTGA
- a CDS encoding thioredoxin fold domain-containing protein, with translation MPPVLRTLLCVLIASALSGASVSAGGAGFGIGVEGLPGGPVRAAPRDAATVTASEPAAVRPGSWTSVPVRVDCPPDYYAWHDSFRATLGDGPDGLTVTGLALPPAKEKYDETLERTVAYLDGAFEVGVGLRVPDGAAPGEYPVRLTLRYTLCGPDLCRFDQAALQVTLVVDPAAAPAAGPEPPGSPPEAAELVAAAAGEDPFAGHSPLVVVLLAYLLGLGLTLTPCVYPLIPVTIGVVGATSAGGRVGALLRSLLYVLGISITYSAVGVVAAAGGGLFGQVANGPAVSIALAVAFVLLAGGMFDVYTIDLSSQRLQRLQLALRGKAGLAGVLAIGMLSGAAATACIAPVIVAALGYVATSGSLLLGWTVFFAMAWGMGTPLVLVGTFAGLAQSLPKSGQWMVTVKHALGGLLLACAVWFVMKSRLLPALWAQMLLGGGLLVGSVFVGAFDSLAPDAGRRLRLRKAVGLLLLAGAVMAFVQPVWTRALPGAAPAGQERGVDWLESEEEALALAAAEGRPVLLDFWSETCAPCLRMFRTTFVDPRVVAESRRFVCAKIDVDALSEEQTRRMREAYNLRGVPTIVLIDTEGHADVVTREVNADDMLDRMRATR, from the coding sequence ATGCCGCCCGTGCTGCGAACGCTGCTCTGCGTGCTGATCGCCTCTGCGCTGTCGGGGGCGTCCGTCTCCGCCGGCGGGGCCGGCTTCGGAATCGGCGTCGAGGGCCTTCCGGGCGGGCCCGTGCGTGCGGCCCCCCGGGATGCGGCGACCGTGACGGCCTCGGAGCCGGCGGCCGTGCGCCCCGGTTCGTGGACGTCGGTGCCCGTTCGCGTCGACTGCCCGCCGGACTACTACGCCTGGCACGACTCCTTCCGCGCGACTCTGGGCGATGGGCCGGACGGGTTGACGGTGACGGGCCTGGCCCTGCCGCCGGCGAAGGAGAAGTACGACGAGACGCTCGAGCGGACGGTGGCCTACCTGGACGGCGCGTTCGAGGTCGGCGTGGGGCTGCGCGTGCCGGATGGGGCGGCACCCGGCGAGTACCCCGTGAGGCTGACGCTCCGCTACACGCTGTGCGGGCCCGACCTGTGCCGCTTCGACCAGGCCGCCCTGCAGGTCACGCTCGTCGTGGATCCGGCCGCGGCGCCTGCGGCGGGTCCGGAGCCCCCCGGTTCGCCGCCGGAGGCGGCCGAGCTGGTTGCTGCGGCTGCGGGCGAGGATCCCTTTGCGGGGCACAGCCCGCTGGTCGTGGTCCTGCTGGCCTATCTGCTCGGCCTGGGGCTCACGCTGACGCCGTGCGTCTATCCCCTGATCCCGGTCACCATCGGGGTGGTGGGCGCCACGTCGGCCGGAGGCCGCGTGGGCGCACTCCTGCGGTCGCTCCTCTACGTGCTGGGCATCAGCATAACCTACTCGGCAGTGGGGGTGGTGGCCGCGGCGGGCGGCGGCCTGTTCGGGCAGGTGGCGAACGGCCCGGCGGTCAGCATCGCGCTGGCCGTGGCGTTCGTGCTGCTGGCGGGGGGCATGTTCGACGTCTACACGATCGACCTGAGTTCGCAGCGCCTGCAGCGTCTGCAACTGGCGTTGCGCGGCAAGGCCGGGCTGGCCGGCGTGCTGGCCATCGGCATGCTCTCCGGGGCGGCCGCAACGGCGTGCATCGCGCCGGTCATCGTTGCGGCGCTGGGCTACGTGGCGACCAGCGGCAGCCTGCTGCTGGGTTGGACGGTCTTCTTCGCGATGGCCTGGGGGATGGGCACGCCGCTGGTGCTGGTGGGCACGTTCGCGGGGCTGGCGCAGTCGCTGCCGAAGTCCGGGCAGTGGATGGTGACGGTGAAGCACGCGCTCGGCGGCCTGCTGCTGGCGTGCGCGGTGTGGTTCGTGATGAAGAGCCGGCTGCTGCCCGCTCTGTGGGCGCAGATGCTGCTCGGGGGGGGCCTGCTCGTCGGCAGCGTGTTCGTCGGCGCGTTCGACTCCCTGGCCCCCGATGCCGGCCGGCGCCTGCGTCTGCGGAAGGCGGTCGGCCTGCTTCTTCTGGCGGGCGCCGTCATGGCGTTCGTGCAGCCGGTGTGGACGCGCGCGCTTCCGGGCGCGGCGCCGGCGGGTCAGGAGCGGGGGGTGGACTGGCTGGAGTCCGAGGAGGAGGCCCTGGCCCTGGCCGCAGCGGAGGGCCGGCCGGTCCTGCTGGACTTCTGGTCCGAGACCTGCGCGCCCTGCCTGCGCATGTTCCGGACGACGTTCGTCGATCCGCGCGTCGTGGCCGAGTCGCGCCGCTTCGTCTGCGCGAAGATCGACGTGGACGCCCTCAGTGAGGAGCAGACTCGGCGCATGCGGGAGGCGTACAACCTGCGGGGCGTCCCCACGATCGTCCTCATCGACACGGAGGGACACGCGGACGTTGTGACGCGGGAGGTGAACGCCGACGACATGCTGGACCGGATGCGCGCCACGCGCTGA
- a CDS encoding M48 family metallopeptidase has translation MWEAIRANKQRSVLLIASMGLMLAGAGYALGLIWAPEAASLGIVAAVVIWMVLWMIAVSAGKDVMLGSMKARRIEHDDYPILFNIVEEMSVAAGLPGVPDVYIVDMDAPNAFAVGTEKKATVAVTAGLLRTLNRDELQGVIAHEIGHVKNHDTRFMVLAGVMMGAILLLSDVALRSMFYGGDRRRSRGRGGGQGQAVVMIIALVFIILSPILARLLYFACSRRREYLADASAARFTRYPEGLARALEKIAGSARATAPVNRAVAPMLTVNPLRGAAARSLFSTHPPTESRVRILRAMGSGAAYADYEAAYEKVNGGRILGERTVAESHQLAARGPSTEHEPDEVDRARETGDLLHRAAGMLFLTCACGLKIKLPPGFKSREVDCPRCGRSLPVPVAAAALAGAAGLRDELGRELAGEPQPSEAPEAAVTYRPGRWQSFRCPCDRTINLSPSFQGSHVDCPSCGRSIRVDRA, from the coding sequence ATGTGGGAAGCCATACGCGCCAACAAGCAGCGGTCCGTCCTCCTGATCGCCTCGATGGGCCTCATGCTGGCCGGAGCCGGCTATGCCCTGGGGCTCATCTGGGCGCCCGAGGCGGCTTCCCTGGGCATCGTCGCGGCCGTCGTCATCTGGATGGTCCTCTGGATGATCGCCGTGAGCGCCGGCAAGGACGTCATGCTCGGCAGCATGAAGGCCCGCCGGATCGAACACGACGACTACCCGATCCTCTTCAACATCGTTGAAGAGATGAGCGTCGCCGCCGGCCTGCCCGGAGTGCCGGACGTCTACATCGTGGACATGGACGCCCCCAACGCCTTCGCCGTGGGGACGGAGAAGAAGGCGACCGTTGCGGTCACGGCCGGGCTGCTCAGAACGCTGAACCGCGATGAACTCCAGGGCGTCATCGCGCACGAGATCGGCCATGTCAAGAACCACGACACGCGGTTCATGGTCCTGGCCGGCGTCATGATGGGGGCGATCCTCCTCCTGTCCGACGTTGCCCTGCGCAGCATGTTCTACGGCGGGGACCGACGGCGCTCGCGCGGCCGCGGCGGCGGACAGGGCCAGGCCGTCGTCATGATCATCGCGCTGGTGTTCATCATCCTGTCGCCCATCCTGGCGCGGCTGCTCTACTTCGCATGCTCCCGCCGGCGCGAGTACCTGGCCGATGCCAGCGCCGCGCGCTTCACCCGGTATCCCGAGGGGCTCGCCCGGGCGCTGGAGAAGATCGCCGGTTCGGCCCGTGCCACCGCACCGGTCAACCGGGCCGTCGCCCCCATGCTCACGGTCAACCCCCTGCGGGGCGCCGCCGCGCGCAGCCTGTTCAGCACCCATCCGCCGACGGAGAGCCGCGTGCGGATCCTGCGCGCCATGGGGTCCGGGGCCGCCTACGCGGACTACGAGGCGGCGTACGAGAAGGTCAACGGTGGCCGCATCCTCGGCGAGCGCACCGTCGCAGAGTCCCACCAGCTCGCCGCGCGCGGGCCCTCGACCGAGCACGAACCGGATGAAGTGGACCGCGCCCGCGAGACGGGCGACCTGCTCCACCGGGCGGCCGGCATGCTCTTCCTCACCTGCGCCTGCGGCCTGAAGATCAAGCTGCCGCCGGGCTTCAAGAGCCGGGAGGTCGACTGCCCACGGTGCGGCCGGAGCCTCCCCGTGCCCGTGGCGGCCGCCGCGCTGGCCGGAGCCGCCGGGCTCCGCGACGAACTGGGACGCGAACTGGCCGGGGAGCCGCAACCCTCCGAGGCCCCCGAGGCCGCCGTCACCTACCGGCCCGGCCGGTGGCAGTCGTTCCGCTGCCCGTGCGACCGCACGATCAACCTCAGCCCCAGCTTCCAGGGCTCGCACGTCGACTGCCCGTCCTGCGGAAGGTCCATCCGCGTAGACCGCGCGTGA